The following coding sequences lie in one Photobacterium sp. CCB-ST2H9 genomic window:
- a CDS encoding oxidoreductase, which yields MFDAPVKTAVVGYGFSAKTFHLPFIQALPALELTAISSSQQAAVQTDFPGITCYGDADTMLVESDAELVIITAPNDVHFRLAKLALENGKHVIIEKPFVTKVEDGETLIRLAEEKGLVLSVFHNRRWDGDFLTVKKLIDEGKLGEVKYFESHFDRFRPVVRQRWREQAQDGGGILFDLAPHLLDQALALFGAPQALTAQCEIMRPGATTIDYFNLVLHYPEHFVHLHANLYSPEPNLRYKVLGTHGKYEKYGLDPQEEYLKAGVKPELPAWAEEPSSHYGQFHQETGSQVIPTELGGYQHFFAGVANAIRLGAANPVPAEEALLNIRLIQLALESSKLGQTMKVDA from the coding sequence ATGTTTGATGCTCCCGTAAAAACGGCCGTTGTTGGCTACGGATTTTCTGCAAAAACGTTCCATTTGCCTTTTATTCAGGCGCTGCCAGCGCTGGAACTGACCGCAATCAGCAGCAGTCAGCAGGCGGCAGTTCAAACCGATTTTCCGGGTATCACCTGTTACGGAGATGCCGATACGATGCTGGTGGAAAGTGATGCGGAGCTGGTGATCATTACCGCGCCGAATGACGTTCACTTTCGCCTGGCAAAACTGGCGCTTGAAAACGGCAAACATGTGATTATTGAAAAGCCTTTTGTCACGAAAGTGGAAGACGGGGAAACCTTGATCCGACTGGCGGAAGAAAAAGGGCTGGTGCTGAGTGTGTTTCATAATCGCCGCTGGGACGGTGATTTCCTGACGGTGAAAAAGCTGATCGATGAAGGCAAGCTGGGGGAAGTGAAATATTTCGAATCTCATTTCGATCGTTTCCGGCCGGTTGTTCGCCAGCGCTGGCGAGAGCAGGCGCAAGACGGCGGTGGGATATTGTTCGATCTGGCGCCGCACCTGCTGGATCAGGCGCTGGCCTTATTTGGTGCACCGCAGGCATTGACCGCACAGTGCGAAATCATGCGCCCGGGTGCAACAACCATCGATTATTTCAATCTGGTGTTGCATTACCCTGAGCATTTTGTGCATTTGCATGCCAACCTGTACAGCCCGGAACCAAATCTGCGATATAAGGTGCTGGGTACGCATGGGAAATATGAAAAATACGGATTGGATCCGCAGGAAGAGTACTTGAAAGCTGGCGTGAAACCTGAGTTGCCAGCCTGGGCTGAGGAACCCTCTTCACACTATGGTCAGTTCCATCAGGAAACGGGTTCACAGGTGATTCCCACCGAGCTGGGCGGCTATCAGCATTTCTTTGCCGGTGTGGCGAATGCTATCCGGCTGGGCGCTGCGAATCCGGTACCGGCGGAGGAAGCTTTGCTGAATATCAGACTGATTCAACTGGCGCTGGAAAGCAGCAAGCTGGGTCAAACCATGAAGGTGGACGCATGA
- a CDS encoding PhzF family phenazine biosynthesis protein, with the protein MDIHQETALTAHIIHAFTGRAFRGKCAKGNPAAVVMLKNWPTAQALLRISQILAQPVTAFLVERAEGYDIRRFSPDAEINLCGHGSLAAAACILETAEEDTVSLFSPHGNVVIERAADRADDDMRNSYRMKMPAWQGTRNQQNWQDAQRLGLTPADVFSTRDLVIVLDSEQQVRDYQPDFTLIKNLKNHHAVILTASQGKSGYVLRNFAPKIGINEDTATGSAQCSLAPYWLEKLGQEDLEAHQLSSDGGYFRVSPAQKGLLFTVQAEKKATVSLA; encoded by the coding sequence ATGGACATTCATCAGGAAACAGCGCTGACAGCTCACATCATTCATGCTTTTACCGGCCGTGCTTTCCGTGGGAAATGCGCGAAAGGGAACCCCGCGGCTGTCGTAATGCTTAAGAACTGGCCTACTGCGCAAGCTTTGCTCCGGATCAGCCAAATTTTAGCGCAGCCTGTGACCGCGTTTCTTGTCGAACGTGCTGAGGGATATGACATTCGGCGGTTCAGCCCGGATGCGGAAATTAATTTGTGCGGTCATGGCAGTCTGGCTGCTGCTGCGTGTATTTTAGAGACTGCAGAGGAGGACACCGTGTCCTTGTTCAGTCCGCATGGCAATGTGGTGATTGAGCGTGCAGCCGATCGTGCAGACGATGATATGCGGAACAGTTACCGTATGAAAATGCCAGCCTGGCAAGGGACACGCAATCAGCAAAACTGGCAGGATGCTCAGAGGCTGGGGCTGACGCCTGCAGATGTGTTCTCGACCCGCGATTTAGTCATCGTGCTGGACAGTGAACAACAGGTCCGGGATTATCAGCCAGACTTCACTCTGATAAAAAACCTGAAAAACCATCATGCTGTGATACTCACGGCATCTCAGGGCAAAAGTGGTTATGTGCTGCGAAACTTTGCTCCTAAGATTGGCATCAATGAAGACACAGCCACAGGCTCGGCACAATGTTCGCTGGCCCCTTATTGGCTGGAAAAACTGGGACAGGAAGATTTGGAAGCTCATCAGCTCTCATCCGATGGCGGGTATTTTCGGGTCTCGCCAGCACAGAAGGGCCTCCTGTTCACGGTACAGGCTGAGAAGAAAGCGACGGTGAGTCTTGCTTAG
- a CDS encoding nucleoside triphosphate pyrophosphohydrolase family protein, protein MKLTVLDQALFDHLYRDIREFRTTFDLDIESPSTLNEQMDQLHTSLAVEELTELAEADSLVEQADAIVDSVYVLMGRLVHLGHAQLEENLGVSYMIDLLLQIAQRLNIDFVPCWDEVHASNMSKVCRNEQEFSETQAYYAKQGVEITGSQKGDYIIAKCAKDVELEDKVIRKGKVLKSVYYRPANLVKIVTN, encoded by the coding sequence ATGAAGCTGACTGTGCTGGATCAGGCATTGTTTGACCACTTGTATCGTGACATTCGAGAGTTTCGCACGACGTTTGATCTGGACATTGAGAGTCCGTCGACTCTGAATGAGCAAATGGATCAGCTGCATACTTCACTGGCAGTGGAAGAGCTGACCGAACTTGCAGAAGCAGATTCTCTGGTTGAGCAGGCTGATGCAATTGTGGATTCAGTTTATGTACTGATGGGTCGTCTGGTGCATCTGGGTCATGCACAGCTCGAAGAAAACCTCGGTGTCAGTTATATGATTGATTTGCTGCTGCAGATTGCACAGCGTCTGAATATTGATTTTGTACCATGCTGGGATGAAGTTCATGCCAGTAACATGAGTAAAGTCTGCCGGAATGAGCAGGAATTTTCTGAAACTCAGGCTTACTATGCCAAGCAGGGCGTTGAGATTACGGGCAGTCAGAAAGGGGATTACATCATTGCGAAGTGCGCAAAAGATGTTGAACTTGAAGATAAAGTGATCAGAAAAGGTAAGGTATTGAAATCTGTATACTATCGCCCGGCTAATCTGGTGAAAATTGTAACTAACTAA
- a CDS encoding glycerophosphodiester phosphodiesterase family protein, whose amino-acid sequence MISGHRGAAALAPENTLAGLQEAARSHIQWVEMDTQLCADLIPVMFHDAKVNRCTDGRGKVRELDLAQLKALDAGSWFGPQFTHERILTLDEALNACHEYGLNLNLEIKVHDDHETELLVQQVAHTIASNGISADELVLSSFSADAVSHCQKLMPHIRRGLICEKLPKNLFALADQLELFSVHLDYHLLNAPLANQIKQAGLDLHIWTMNQPELVDQFYQWGVDIIITDNPPLLLQA is encoded by the coding sequence ATGATTTCCGGACATCGCGGAGCCGCTGCGCTGGCTCCAGAAAATACACTTGCCGGGCTGCAGGAAGCAGCCAGAAGCCACATTCAGTGGGTTGAAATGGATACCCAACTGTGTGCTGACCTTATTCCGGTCATGTTCCATGACGCAAAAGTAAACCGCTGCACCGATGGCCGCGGAAAAGTGCGGGAACTCGATCTTGCCCAACTGAAAGCGCTGGATGCCGGCAGCTGGTTTGGACCTCAGTTTACCCATGAGCGGATTCTGACGCTGGACGAAGCGCTCAATGCCTGCCATGAGTACGGGTTGAATCTGAACCTTGAAATCAAAGTTCACGACGACCATGAAACTGAACTTCTGGTTCAGCAAGTCGCACATACCATTGCCAGCAATGGTATTTCAGCCGATGAACTGGTGCTTTCCAGTTTTTCTGCAGATGCCGTATCACATTGTCAGAAACTGATGCCGCATATTCGCAGAGGATTGATTTGCGAGAAGCTGCCCAAGAATCTCTTTGCTTTAGCCGATCAGCTTGAACTCTTCAGCGTGCATCTGGATTACCATTTACTGAATGCTCCGCTGGCGAACCAGATTAAACAAGCGGGGCTGGATCTGCATATCTGGACCATGAATCAGCCAGAGCTCGTTGATCAGTTTTATCAATGGGGCGTTGATATCATCATTACAGACAATCCTCCTCTGCTGCTGCAAGCCTGA
- a CDS encoding heme-degrading domain-containing protein, translated as MSLTLEVLAEQEVSLQLDYFSHETAWVLGCLLKSSAEAKQAAVAIEVYGFGQVLFSYAMPETSGDHQDWIRRKRNSVLRFAKSSYYLGRYNAQKQREFESQPHIDASEYCAHGGSFPIRVKNGGLLGAVTVSGLPQEDDHQLVTEALRSIQLQQRS; from the coding sequence ATGAGCCTGACACTGGAAGTTCTGGCGGAACAAGAAGTCAGTTTACAGCTGGATTATTTCAGCCATGAAACAGCCTGGGTGTTAGGCTGTTTGCTGAAAAGCAGTGCGGAAGCGAAACAGGCTGCTGTGGCCATCGAAGTCTATGGTTTCGGGCAGGTGTTATTTTCGTATGCGATGCCGGAGACCAGCGGCGATCATCAGGACTGGATTCGCCGGAAACGGAACAGTGTGCTGCGGTTTGCCAAAAGCTCTTACTATCTCGGGCGTTATAATGCTCAGAAACAGCGTGAGTTTGAAAGTCAGCCGCACATTGATGCGAGTGAATATTGTGCCCACGGCGGCTCCTTTCCGATCCGTGTGAAAAACGGCGGACTCCTTGGGGCTGTGACGGTTTCCGGTCTGCCCCAGGAAGACGATCACCAACTGGTGACGGAAGCCCTGCGATCGATTCAATTACAACAGCGCTCTTGA
- a CDS encoding MATE family efflux transporter: protein MLRRNVADPQHSGALSRQLFSMTWPMMFGVLSLMSFQLVDSAFIGQLGVLPLAAQGFTLPMQMIIIGLQVGLGIATTAVISRVHGSGDERRARQLGGLVVLTGAAIVALIGVCIWLLRGPILTLLSAPSDVWPLIDAYWPSWLISSWFGAMVYFAYSLCRANGNTVLPGIMMVVTSVLNMILDPIFIFTLDLGLVGAALATIVAFGIGMLVMFPAVIHRHWMTFNWCGLNILSSVKELIHIMAPAMLSQLMPPLASMLATKLVAGFGAAAVAAWALGSRLEFFSIVVVLALTMSLPPMVGRSLGRQDMPAITTLIRLAVKFVFIWQLGIAAVLLALCFWLPTLLSSDPSVREILTLHLQWVPVSLGPLGVCMLMVSVSNALGMPMRALVISCLRLFACFLPLIWLGALMGGIKGLFIGAMFGNLAAGIMAWLCFQQGMHRVVAKFTPRVMAESNG from the coding sequence ATGCTCCGACGAAATGTCGCTGATCCTCAGCACTCAGGCGCGCTGTCGCGACAGCTTTTTTCCATGACCTGGCCGATGATGTTCGGCGTCCTCTCCCTGATGAGTTTTCAGCTTGTCGACAGTGCCTTTATCGGCCAGTTAGGCGTTCTGCCTTTGGCAGCCCAGGGTTTCACTCTGCCGATGCAGATGATCATCATCGGCCTTCAGGTCGGATTGGGCATTGCGACAACAGCGGTGATTTCCCGGGTGCACGGCAGCGGGGATGAGAGACGTGCCCGGCAACTGGGCGGTCTGGTTGTCCTGACTGGCGCTGCCATTGTTGCTTTGATAGGGGTTTGCATCTGGCTGTTGCGTGGCCCGATTCTGACACTACTGAGCGCCCCAAGTGATGTATGGCCTTTGATTGACGCCTATTGGCCCTCATGGCTGATCAGCAGCTGGTTTGGCGCCATGGTGTATTTTGCATACAGTTTGTGCCGGGCAAATGGCAATACTGTGCTGCCCGGTATCATGATGGTTGTGACCAGTGTGCTGAATATGATTCTGGATCCCATTTTCATTTTCACTCTGGATTTGGGGCTGGTTGGAGCGGCACTGGCAACGATCGTGGCATTTGGGATCGGGATGCTGGTGATGTTTCCGGCTGTGATTCACCGTCATTGGATGACGTTCAACTGGTGCGGGCTGAATATTCTCAGTTCCGTCAAAGAACTCATTCACATTATGGCACCGGCCATGCTCAGCCAGTTGATGCCGCCACTGGCTTCCATGCTGGCGACAAAACTGGTGGCTGGTTTTGGAGCCGCGGCGGTTGCTGCCTGGGCTCTGGGCTCCCGACTGGAATTCTTTTCGATTGTTGTGGTTCTGGCGCTGACGATGTCTTTGCCGCCCATGGTTGGCAGGTCTCTGGGTCGTCAGGATATGCCTGCCATCACCACGCTGATCAGACTGGCGGTGAAGTTCGTCTTCATCTGGCAGCTAGGGATTGCAGCTGTTCTCCTTGCCCTGTGTTTCTGGTTACCGACATTACTCAGCAGTGACCCATCAGTCCGTGAAATACTTACGCTTCACCTTCAGTGGGTGCCCGTGAGTTTGGGACCTTTGGGGGTCTGTATGCTGATGGTTTCCGTCAGTAATGCGCTGGGCATGCCAATGCGTGCGCTGGTGATTTCCTGCCTGCGGCTGTTTGCCTGTTTTCTGCCGTTGATCTGGCTGGGAGCATTAATGGGCGGCATCAAAGGTCTGTTTATTGGCGCGATGTTTGGTAATCTTGCCGCCGGTATTATGGCCTGGCTCTGCTTCCAGCAGGGCATGCACCGGGTGGTAGCGAAGTTCACACCGCGGGTGATGGCAGAATCAAACGGATAA
- a CDS encoding zf-TFIIB domain-containing protein, producing the protein MQCPKCHSNFEHVTTPLGDIERCTACKGLWLDAYEIEKMKPLADTVDIGDANIGKSFNKIDQIQCPVCPNNELLRLVDPKQPHIWFESCPTCKGRFYDAGEFKDLAKIDLSDFFKKLFTEERR; encoded by the coding sequence ATGCAGTGTCCGAAGTGTCATTCGAATTTTGAACATGTAACAACCCCGCTGGGCGATATTGAGCGTTGTACCGCTTGTAAAGGTTTGTGGCTGGATGCCTATGAAATTGAAAAAATGAAACCTCTGGCGGATACCGTGGACATCGGTGATGCGAATATTGGAAAGTCATTCAATAAAATTGATCAGATTCAATGTCCGGTCTGTCCCAACAATGAGTTGCTGAGGTTAGTTGACCCGAAGCAGCCGCATATCTGGTTTGAAAGCTGCCCGACGTGTAAAGGACGTTTCTATGATGCGGGTGAATTTAAAGATCTGGCAAAAATTGATTTGTCGGATTTCTTCAAGAAACTGTTCACAGAAGAACGCCGATAA
- a CDS encoding M23 family metallopeptidase, whose protein sequence is MKKLITLVALSYLTSQAAFAHDLYPAVAGSSVPQQIKQQGIQVQTVVSDADFVFRPYQHPFDASTFFETYAPNWLSLEETLMHWSGATGVDPRVILVTLQLSEQWEPESEITDAEVTHIKAAIKRIANHLSQYFYRYDADTKLPANASTLAILSTLNDSQLAPAWSKQYIAWFGEPAPALESQASHAEARTLNAVAPPYGFMQMPWRQGYNWVPNGPHAHSGSGFPLSSIDVSYDWPSWGGATYSVTAAHDGYVTVLSRCQVRVTNSNGWGTNYYHMDGILVSNGQWVSKNTKLGVYASQKSVALCEGGSSTGPHLHFSLLYQGRFQSMQGSSFGPYQVQTGRYSYDDNCNYSWLVDKRSNQKVCFWNRIDNPAM, encoded by the coding sequence ATGAAAAAGTTAATCACGTTAGTGGCTTTATCTTATCTCACAAGTCAGGCTGCATTCGCACACGACTTGTATCCGGCGGTTGCGGGTTCATCCGTACCGCAACAAATCAAACAACAGGGTATTCAGGTTCAGACGGTGGTATCTGATGCCGATTTTGTGTTCAGACCTTATCAGCATCCATTTGACGCCAGCACTTTCTTTGAGACTTATGCGCCGAACTGGTTGTCGCTGGAAGAAACGTTAATGCATTGGAGTGGTGCAACGGGTGTTGATCCGCGAGTCATTCTGGTGACCCTGCAGTTATCGGAACAGTGGGAGCCGGAGTCTGAAATCACTGACGCTGAAGTGACGCATATCAAAGCCGCAATCAAACGGATCGCGAATCATCTTTCACAGTATTTTTATCGCTATGACGCAGACACGAAGCTGCCCGCGAATGCTTCGACACTTGCGATTCTCAGCACTCTGAACGACAGTCAGCTGGCGCCGGCATGGTCAAAACAATATATCGCATGGTTTGGTGAACCAGCACCAGCGCTTGAGAGTCAGGCCAGCCATGCTGAAGCAAGGACGCTGAATGCGGTTGCGCCTCCTTATGGTTTCATGCAAATGCCCTGGCGCCAAGGGTATAACTGGGTGCCGAATGGCCCGCATGCGCACAGCGGTTCTGGCTTCCCGCTATCTTCGATTGATGTGTCCTACGACTGGCCATCCTGGGGTGGGGCAACCTACAGTGTGACAGCCGCGCATGATGGATACGTCACTGTGCTGTCCCGTTGTCAGGTCCGTGTAACCAATTCCAATGGCTGGGGAACCAACTATTACCACATGGACGGAATTCTGGTCTCGAACGGACAGTGGGTGAGCAAGAACACCAAACTTGGTGTCTATGCCAGCCAGAAATCGGTTGCGCTGTGCGAAGGCGGTTCATCAACCGGACCGCACCTGCATTTCTCACTGCTATATCAGGGACGTTTCCAGTCCATGCAAGGCAGCAGTTTCGGGCCGTATCAGGTGCAAACCGGACGTTACAGCTACGACGATAATTGTAACTACAGCTGGCTGGTGGATAAGCGCAGCAACCAGAAAGTGTGCTTCTGGAATCGGATTGATAACCCGGCGATGTGA
- a CDS encoding DEAD/DEAH box helicase: MSFASQNFAPEIVRALDECGYEKMTPIQQKAIPAARRGEDILANAQTGTGKTAAFSLPIIQRIADQPKPRKGFSTRALVLAPTRELAEQIARNISDYSQYLDLKVLAVFGGKKMSSQEKLLETGVDILVATPGRLLEHIELGNVSLANLEFLVFDEADRMLDMGFIGDIRTIMSGIQGHPQTMLFSATFSGMMNKLAGEILQKPKRISVTPENSTAETVAHVVYPVDEDRKRELLSELIGKKNWQQVLVFVNYKETANELVQELKLDGIKAVICHGDKAQSARRRALEEFTTGKARVMVATEVAARGLDIQGLPHVVNYDMPFLAEDYVHRIGRTGRAGQQGHAVSFVSREEELTLLQVEKIIKQRIRRVLLEGYEPAKRDALIEKLSTKAAYRDRKSRTNNPDQSAAERRMRLQRAIRNRTSAPKTLKK; encoded by the coding sequence ATGTCTTTTGCTTCACAAAATTTTGCTCCGGAAATTGTTCGCGCACTGGATGAGTGCGGTTATGAAAAAATGACCCCTATTCAGCAGAAAGCGATTCCTGCTGCCCGTCGCGGCGAAGATATTCTGGCGAATGCCCAGACTGGTACGGGCAAAACGGCTGCCTTTTCTCTGCCAATCATTCAGCGCATTGCGGACCAGCCGAAACCACGTAAAGGATTCAGTACCCGGGCACTGGTGCTTGCGCCAACCCGTGAACTGGCAGAACAGATTGCACGCAATATTTCTGATTACAGTCAGTACCTCGACTTAAAAGTACTTGCTGTTTTTGGCGGCAAAAAAATGTCCAGTCAGGAAAAACTGCTGGAAACTGGTGTCGATATCCTGGTTGCCACACCTGGCCGCCTGCTGGAACATATCGAGCTGGGTAATGTGTCTCTGGCGAACCTGGAATTTCTGGTGTTCGACGAAGCCGACCGGATGCTGGATATGGGCTTTATCGGCGATATTCGCACAATAATGAGCGGCATCCAGGGACATCCGCAAACGATGCTGTTCTCCGCGACCTTCTCCGGCATGATGAACAAGCTGGCCGGAGAAATTCTGCAAAAGCCAAAACGTATTTCGGTGACTCCGGAAAACTCAACCGCAGAAACCGTTGCGCATGTTGTCTACCCGGTTGATGAAGATCGGAAACGCGAATTGCTGTCTGAACTGATCGGTAAAAAGAACTGGCAGCAGGTTCTGGTTTTCGTCAACTACAAAGAAACAGCCAATGAGCTGGTCCAGGAACTGAAACTGGACGGCATCAAAGCCGTGATTTGTCATGGGGATAAAGCGCAAAGTGCCCGCCGCCGTGCACTGGAAGAATTCACCACAGGCAAGGCCCGGGTGATGGTTGCCACAGAAGTTGCTGCCCGTGGACTGGATATCCAGGGTCTGCCGCATGTCGTGAACTATGACATGCCATTCCTGGCAGAAGACTATGTCCACCGGATCGGCCGGACCGGACGTGCCGGACAGCAGGGCCATGCGGTTTCCTTCGTCAGCCGCGAAGAAGAACTGACTCTGTTGCAGGTAGAAAAGATTATCAAGCAACGTATCCGCCGGGTGCTTCTGGAAGGCTACGAGCCGGCGAAACGCGATGCTCTGATCGAAAAACTGAGCACCAAAGCGGCATACCGGGATCGTAAAAGCCGTACCAACAACCCGGATCAGTCTGCTGCTGAGCGCCGGATGCGTTTACAACGTGCCATCCGTAACCGGACCAGCGCACCGAAAACGCTGAAGAAATAA
- a CDS encoding isoprenylcysteine carboxylmethyltransferase family protein, whose protein sequence is MQTLENKIPPLLVMGIIAIIMGLLAPYLPSMALGTVPSTSIALLIAIFGCWFAVSGVKEFRKSQTTMDPRQPEKASELVVSGVYQRSRNPMYVGFASLLVAQAVFLQSPFLIFGVIAFILYMNRFQILPEERAMIQCFGEKYLRYQMTVRRWL, encoded by the coding sequence ATGCAAACGCTGGAAAATAAGATCCCCCCGCTTTTGGTGATGGGGATAATCGCGATCATCATGGGTTTGCTCGCACCATATCTGCCATCAATGGCGTTGGGCACCGTCCCATCGACGAGCATTGCTTTGCTGATTGCAATTTTTGGCTGCTGGTTTGCCGTTTCTGGTGTCAAAGAATTCAGAAAAAGTCAGACGACAATGGATCCACGACAGCCGGAAAAAGCCTCTGAGCTGGTTGTTTCTGGGGTTTACCAGCGTTCCCGGAATCCGATGTATGTTGGATTTGCAAGCCTGCTGGTGGCACAGGCCGTTTTCCTTCAGTCACCTTTTCTGATTTTCGGGGTGATCGCTTTTATTCTTTATATGAATCGTTTTCAGATCCTGCCCGAAGAGCGTGCGATGATTCAGTGCTTTGGAGAAAAGTATTTACGATATCAGATGACGGTCAGACGATGGCTGTAA